Genomic segment of Centropristis striata isolate RG_2023a ecotype Rhode Island chromosome 21, C.striata_1.0, whole genome shotgun sequence:
caaagttggtcagtaccatcacaaggcctttgggataaaaagttataaaaagctttactgaccatcacactatgtgggcgtggcatggtggcaaaTTATGCTGTCTCGCCACAACACACGAAaccaagtttgaaggcaattgggtaaaatctgtaggaggagttcgtttaAGTATGCGGGGTGGAAATGGGGAAAATgctgatacatgtatgtaccaaattccGTGTGTCTACGACAAACCAGTgtgaaataatgacatttagggggcgctagtgagtttttgccacgcccattcctgcGAACACTAGAATACGTATATTTCACGTGAGATTGacatttattccaaatatggtgagttttttaATAAGATAAAGCTTCCAAATTAGTGATTCATTTTTGGGAAGGACAGACCAATAACAATAGGggcctcgcaccgttagtgctcggtccctaattaaagctgcaagcagtgatgaactggcccgagcagagtgcacactgacaattatttgtttcttaccaagataaaaaaaactttagatttagaagtgttacataatttatcttcttttaagagttcatttcttattttaaacgtaaaacatgcttatttctagattaaattaaaatttaaaaaattaaaattaattaaatcttaatttaggaaatcttgtcaagtgaaattatctgtccttgcagcaagatcatttccctcagatttagtgtttttatcttgttttaagacaccttttttgcagtgtacttatTGATTAGTagcatcagttttagtttaaaaaaatatagttgtaaatattgaattttaCATCAACTATTATTGTAGTGCATATAAACACATCCTAATGAATAAGACTTCTGCACAGTCTTATATCATATTGTAAGGACCGGATTCTGCTTGGATCCCAGAGCAGATACAAGACAACAGTGTGTATGTACAAAAAGGGTTTATTTacaaaattgtacaaaaagGTACAAAGTGGGAAGCAAAGGCAGGAGGCTGGCTGATTTACATGGAGCACATGGAAGCGCTCAGGCATCgagcaaacaaaaaacaggcaGAGGAGAGAAACTCACAGCACCTgcagacacagaaaaacatgGTGAGAACAAATCCCAAACTGGGAAAAATACTTATCTAGATGGTTGTCAGCACTACCAAATGACATGGAACTATCTGGCACTGGAGTGGAGTTGGAACCAAGCTTTTGTAGTCTGTAGTTGATGAGTTGATTGAGACCCAATGTGTCCAATATGCAGCGGCCACGCCCTACTGCCACACACACGCCCTGCATGAAGAGGAGACAAAGAAAGGAGGGGAAGGAGagcaaacaaaatacaaaactagAGTTTAACCAGAACCCTAACCCAAAATAAGATCATGAATTTGAAAGTCGCAACAGATCCAGTAGGCCTCATTCACTAACATGGGGACAAATCTGTGCTTAAACTGTGCGTGTTATGCACAAATCTGGgattcatcaatattttcttACCAGAATTTGTTCATACGCAGACATGCATACACTCATACACGCAAATGATAAAGGCCTGGCAGTCTTAGAAAAAGTAAACATACACCTTTTAACTAAATGGCATATTAAAACCACATTCATTCAATAACATTTCAAATTAACTTTAAGAAATTAATGCTTTTTATCATTGCCCAAATGTATTCAATAACTGTAGAACTGACACCCTTTCATCCTCATGAAAATTTTGTTTGCATTGCAATGTTTTGGCTGGAATAAAAGTTATTCTAATTTTGTTGATCTCATTAAGTACACAGGCAAATGCAATTATTGTcttaaaattatgaaataaatcaCCACTGATGAAAAGTTCTTACTGGATCATTATACTTTCACCCCCAACTAGGAAATATCTCACTTTGTTGAAGAATCACAGGAGTGTAAAGCTCGTCTTGATGCTCAAGtgcctttttttgcttttgcttttgcttttttttctaacCATCATCGATGGAAAAGTGTGCCTTTTGAGGCTTCCACCTCagacaatttaatttaaactcATAAACCTGTAAATAGAGGTGACATTTTTAACCTgaactcattttaaaaacaattccAACCAAGTTGCACAAAATTGACTAGTTTTTGATATAGATTGAAAAATGCTCTTTGCCTCGAAATTATAAAAATTATCTGCAGtggtaaaatattttcttgttatCTTATTATTCTTTCTTATTTCTACAAATCAAGTTTTGCACTATTGtatagaattattatttttagttaataTTTCCATCATTTTTAAAGTCTCATTAAAGGACATTCTAAACATGTGTTCTTCTGTTATTATCATGTAAAACGTATATTTCAAGATATTTCATGAATGTCATGTGTACAGCAACTTTAACTCTCGCCACTATTACAGCCAGTTAGACAACAGTTTAACATTGACACCACTTGATGGCGCCTTTGCACCATTATCAGTGAAACATTGTAACATCTCAGAATCTTTATACCTTTTAAAATAGTTTCAGCAATCATGGGTAAATATGCCAGAGGTTATACATtccattttattgctttttaactCTTTAACATATATTCATGTGAACATCATTGCAAAATTAAAGTTGTGTACAGAGTTGAGTTGCACACATTCATTAAAGGTGCCCTGTGGGGTTTTCTtgtaaacaacaaaaagttATATTGACATACAGTGTTACTTCAAAAGTGTATGTAGTGTGTATCTTTGAGCTCTAACATATATGCCCAGTGCAATTCCTCCCTCAAAACATTTGTAAAGCCAAGTATTATATACAGCATGGTTTACATCCATGTTTAATAGTTTGCTGTCTTCTTCCCTGACTCTGTTGCACACTGCAGCATCTCTTAGTATATCCCTGCCACTTGTTGATCAGCAGATTAGTGCAACACCATTGGTAGAACTGTGTTAAACAAAACAGGGATCCGCACAGAGAAAAACACCTCCACAGCACTAACAGAGgtcaaaaactccacagggaACCTTTAACATAGGAAGAGTGTTTGGTGCCATCTGGCAAAACAAGGCACATGGGTCTagttcagggatgggcaactggaggcccgggggccgcatacagcgcacaccctcacttgaagtggccctcagtacaactacatgcttttgagcatgaaatcttaaaagtgcagtgtaaaaatgcaaaaaattactTCCTCTAATTAATGCTGGTCTGCTGTTCTCgcactgataaaataaaaatcacagtaagtggttactttttatttgcttcaaaccttttgtattcctatttatacagttaaacatgcatttgagcatgaaatatgttaagttactgcactgtaaacatatttaaaattgcagtttcatcatatctggttaagtgcatggtcctatatgtggccctgtggtagtgtctatgaaaaattgtggccccctccagcatttaagttgcccatccctggcctaGTTCATGAGTGAGTATGTAAGAGAGTGCTGGATGGATGTGTGAATAGTAACATGTTCAACGAGAAATATGTGGGCAAATATTTAATGCTGCTTTAAAGAAAAGTAGTAGTCCAATCACTTACCCTGAACACATGttgcaaaaaatattgtttataattGCTTTGTTAATGTTTCCTCTTACTCAATATTAAATTTACCGGCATGTTTTGGAATACATAATGCCATTTCCCTTTTGTATACTGCATAATATGTCTAACAgagtattgtaaaaaaaaaaaaaaaaaaaaaaaaaaaaggccctcATGCAAACATAACCACAGTATATCTGAGAGAAACAGTGTTGTTAGACCTACAACTAATGCAGTCTACAACCAAAAGTAATGTATCCTATTTATACTGGTAAATATTAGACACACCtctcaaaataacacaataagaTGCAAACAGAAGCAAACCACAGCCTCCAAAAGGATCATAAAGTTGAATAAACACAACTCTAAAACCACCCGATCAGGAAGTTATCTCATGATTGAGTGGGCATTTATCAGCACTTATCTACACATAAGTATGGGGCATGCTCTACCTTCTATTAAGTTATCAGCCCATTTAATGGCCTGTTCCACCTTCTATGCaataggttgttatcagcccagtcagcttctttacatttcactttcagtttcatTAGGTTTGAGCACTGAAAAATGCCACAGTGTCATTTGGCTTAGGctacaaaactattttttaaggttagggcaaaaatgttcctggttaggtgtttaaaaagatactttaaaatgttttgagcATATTTGCTGCCACACCACGGCAACATTGTTACATAAAActtaagtaaataaagtaaataaaaatttaaGATTAAACAAATTCATCAAAATTCTCTTGTGGGTAAGAACAGACTTGGCTGTTGCACATTTAATGAATCCTATGAAGGATTTCCTTATTTTTCTCTTCCAGCTGTGTGTAAGAACAAGATAagggaaaaacaagaaaacatgcaTGCATGAGGCCAATTTAAGGAACTTTAACCCAACTGGCACTGCAGAACTTTGCAATTTCTGACACACATGCCCATTTTCATGAGTTTTCAAGTATTCCATGCAGAATAATTATAATTGCAAGCAGGGACTATTGGGCCCCTGATAGTTTTGTGCTCAGGCCCTAATAAATAAGCGATGTGTACCAGTTAAATTGTCAACTGACTATATGTCATAGCTGATATCTAagttatcatttattttctaatgtcTATTTTcacaaaatgcagaaatgtaaatacacaactTCAAATCTCTGCCTCCACTTCCTCACACTGTACAAGACATTGCATCAGGTTGCGAAATCCTGCGTCTTTTTGTCTCTtcgcattgactttgtatgtatttgtgtCATGTGTGCCTGAAAAGTCAGTTATTTATTATATCCCACAATACAAAATGCAAGGACAAAAAACATACTGAAAACATTACTGTTTCTTGGGACTCATCAGTATTTGGTTTATCGTCTGAGAGCAGGAATCTGCTCAGTAAATTCTATTTCAATCTTTCCATTTGATTTTTACAGCGTGAAAAGTTCAAGGGCCCATCAAAAACACTAATTCATCATCTGGGAACCATAAATATACGCAGCAAACATCATGCAAATCCAGCCGTAGCTTCTGAGCGATGGTGTCATACGCCAATATGCTggtcagtgtaaaaaaaataagctaAATGGATCACCAATTTATTAGCAGTTATACTCTTGGACCATGAATGGACAGACAAATGGACCAGCCTCTGGCCCCACTGCAAGTTTGGCTTAACTTCCTGTAGGATCAGTTTTGATAAGCAAAattctgttcagcatctttttcTTGAAATCGAGGGCTCGTACCGTATGCTGCATTCCAAATCTTAACATAGATTAGGAAATACCTTTTGAAAcacaaatgtattaataatttGCAACTGCCATTCTACATTGGGTCTTTTTTCTTGAAAGCCACTGCCTTCCTTTGATGAAATTGAGACTTATTTGGCTTATTTTGTTTCCACTTACACATCAAGATATCCCTGAAAGTTGTCCGGAAGGTCTTGTTACACAGGGCATAGCACATTGGGTTGATTGTGCTGTTAACATAACACAACCAGTAGCCAAGCGCCCAAAGAGTCTCTGGAATACAGTCCTGACAGAAAGTGTTCACCAACACCATAATATTGTACGGTAACCATGTCGTGATGAAGACGAAGAGTATGGCACTGAGTGTCCGTGCTGCTTTCTTttcatttgcctttttttcattcttgcGCTTGTTGATCTCGGTCTTGGCCTTAGAGGCGAATCGTTTGGCCATCGCCGCGTCTTTCATGGTGATCGATGCGGGTGATTGGTCAGCAGGTGATGAGGTCACAGGGTTCGATTGGGACCCTTTTCGACTTTTGTTGGAGGATGATTGTTTATCTTTGCTGTCTTTcgcctttttgtttttcttaccatctagatagatagatagatagatagatagatagatagatagatagatagatagatagatagatagatagatagatagatagatagatagatagatagatagatagatagatagatagatagatagatagatagatagatggatggatggatggatggatggatgtgaatggatggatggggaTATGTTTGgtcagatggatggatggatggatggatggatgtgaatggatggatggggaTATGTTTGgtcagatggatggatggatggatggatggatggatggatggatggatggatggatgggcagatggatggatggatggatggatgatggatgatggatggatggatgcgaatgggtggatggatggatggatggatggatggatggacggatggatggatggacggacggatggatgggaatggatggatggatgggaatggatggatagatagatagatagatagatagatagatagacagacagacagacagacagacagacagacagacagacagacagacagatagacagatagatagatagatagatagatagatagatagatagatagatagatagatagatagatagatagatagatagatagatagatagatagatagatagatagatagattgatagatagatagatagatagatagatagatagatagatagatagatagataagatATTATAAGATTTGGATTGTTATATCATGCAAATCAGACTACTTAGTATGGTTATTATATCCAACCTGTTGGAGTCCTTGATGGGTCAGCACCGTCAGCTTCATCCTCTGAACCCGACTGGTCCCCAGAGGCACCACCTTCATTGTTGTTAATGCTGTCACAGCTGCTCTGCTCGGCTTCACCCACAGTAGTTGTTGTGGTGTTGAGGGACCTCTTGGATGCACGGCGGCCTGGCAGGAGTGGACAACACCGGAAGCAGAATGCCCCACACCTCCCTCTGCTTCCTGTTCCTCCTGGTATGCTGGCGTTGTCCTTGTTGTTCTTCTCTGACGCCAGCTGATTGAGTTCATAGCTGCTGCAGCTTTGAGAGCTAATTTGCCGCAGCATGGGGGACGAATCCTTCTGGCTGTTAGTTGCACCTTCACCACCAGCTCGTCCACTACCGCTGCTTTGATTCTGAGCCTGGCTTGGGCTGTTACCTGCACCAGATCCCTTGAGACCTTGAATATCTTTAGCACGCTTCTCCGTTGTCTGATAGATCTTCCAAAACAGGAATGCCATAATAGTTACTGGCAAGTAGAACGCAGCTATAGCAGTGCAGAATGTAATGATGGGCTCGGACAGGAACTGGATGTAGCACTCAGTGGGCTGGACTGTCCGCTCACCCACAATGTACTGCCAGAACAGGATGGCTGGGGCCCAGAGAATAAAGGAGATGGACCAGGCTAATCCAATCATGGTCATGGCTCGCTTGGTTGTACGCTTGGCCCGATATGTCAAAGGTCTGGTAACAGAGAAATACCTAAGAAAAGACGAAAATAAAGTTGAGAAACTGTGACTGGATCTGTGCACTGCATCACTGCCTCTGGTCCAGAGGCAGTAATGTTATAATTCTACACAAAGGACTTTAAATATGTTCTGTTTCCCATAGCTGTCAATATTATACCATCATGAAACCACATGTTAATAAATGCTTTTTTGATGCCTTGATCCATTCAATATAACAACACTAAGCAATCTGAAATAACTCCTAACTAATACTCTAGCAGATCTAGCAGTTTTGTTTTAGAAAGTTGTcatagaactttttttaataggGTAGTAccaactagaacatttctatagaaattttgagtgtgtttgactCTGGCCTGTGACTCTCACTCATAAATTATTGACACTGCCGAGTAGTTGACAGTATATTATCTCTACCGTTGCTTAGGTATGTGACAGATCAAGCTttcaacatgtgtgtgtttgtgtgtgtctgtctgcctgtgtgtctgtgtctccctctatctatctgtctgtgaGAGAGAAGGATAAAATGGCCGACAttcaaattataactctgacagctttagcagaaGTTTCTAtgcataaattatttctgtagagtggcatctgTGGCCTCGAATTGCAGTTTCCAaagttattttttgacaattttttctctccctctctactcgagctatgatgtcatccactctagcctttCCATAAGGTAAcatagaaaagtcatagcacacttgtcatcgccgagccggtcgatttgatacatttttagtgtatgtgcgacaAAAACTCCAGGAGGAGTAGTGACTGAAAAATCacagaagaaacagaagaataaataggaagaaGCCCAGTAGATAGTACTGTTTGCTcttacaagcacactcaataataTATTATGGTGGCTatgagcttcattttggttaattttatcaacacaataaataattaatcatgTTCTGTTACCTGTCAAAGCTGATCACAAGCAGGTTCATGACTGAGGCGTTACTGGCCACGTAGTCTATTGCCAGCCACAAGTCGCAGACGACTGGCCCCAGAGCCCACTGGTCCATGATGATGTAGGTGGTATACAGGTTCATTGACAGTGTGCCAATAGTCAGGTCAGCAAACGCCAGGCTTAGCAGGTAGTAGTTGTTCACTGTCTTCAGTGCCTTATTGATCTTGAATGAAACCAACACTAAGATGTTGCCAACAACAGTGACAAGAGAAAGTGATCCAGTTAGGAAGACGATTATGATGACCTGAAGATGAAGAAGTGAGAAGAGAATGAGACAAAGAGTGTGGTTAGGTTCATTACAAACAGTGTCGTAATCAGTAATATTATTAGTGATGAGTAGTGTAACAAATTACTCATACAAGTTcagttgtatttttaaaattccCACAAAAACAGATCAGTCGTGACAATGTTACTTTTGCTACATTATCATTTCTGCTCACGCCCCCTACCTGCTTGTCCTGTCAGCCTCCATAGCTAATATTATCAGATGACAtgacattaacccataagaacccatggtgacacctgtgtaacaaacactttaaatattctagaatctctcatattcagctttatgcttcactttAACTCTTTAAATCCCTAAGATATGTCTACTcaaccctggtgtggtggtcatgtgactttgacaagaagtgacttctccaaaatgtggctgtgactggaaacagaaatgtgaaatagtagctaatttcaaaaatcttattttttgttacaaggctaagtttaaacccatttaacaattccaatccgttaatagggtatcctgtattgtatttaacttgttctgaccatatttcctgaacaaattaaagtcataattttgatatatgttatggagatgcaaacaaaaaggcaaatggttatttgttttgttattgttttattattttgttacttaaaaacaaatctgaaaaataatttgttgttaaacagcactatttatgtcacaattttgataaaataaaaaggcaaatttgtgtttctggaagcagaaaatgtgtctagtttttttattttaaaataacaaatattataaacacaaataccataaacgcccattgtaacatctatgtcacatcacagatctttgacatttaggagtagtgtttttgaaaaaacatcagaaatgtgttctatgtcgTCCACCTGGCCTAACCCCCATAaattcctttaaggataactgggtctgggttcttatgggttaaatggtTTAATGTCTGCTATGAGAGTGCTGATGAAGCATGTATTTGGCTGCATCACTACCTACAAACTCCATGGGACTCTAGAGAAAGTCAGACTGTAAAAAGAACATGTGAAGTGACCAAATGTGGTTTGACTTTAGCTTACAGTTACAGTTTTCATCTAATGAGCCCCTGAGCTCTTAGTCTTTTGTCTAAATATCATAATAAAGGCTATGACTGATATAATTTGGCATTATATTTGACTAATTAAAGTCTGCCTTGTCTAATGAAGATATCATAGGATCATTTTTGTGGCTTTAATTTGGTGTCTAATCTGCTACTGAATATTCTGGTAGTAATGGGACAAAACTGTCTAACTGTAGCATATTTTGGATCTAATATGGCTTTGCAGACCTATTTGATCTCTAATTATGGTAGATGATGATAAGGTTAAATGATACTTAatattgtaaaaacaacaacaactcctgGTTTCTAATCAAAGTATAACAGGAACGGTATTacattgttgctgttgttgctcATCATGAGAGACCAGAGGACACTTTTAAGAACCAGAGCATACAGAAGAACAAATTTAGTAGAGGGAGACTGaacagtagagagagagaggggaaatgtCTGTGGAaactggaggagaagaaagagtcTGATGATGACAAGTTGGCAAGGTTCAGCAGTGATAATACAGATGGACCGCCATCTAATGTGGGTAATGCCGAAATGATGGATAAGTCCCCCCTTATACAACTCCAAACTAGCCTTCTAATTAATTTAGACAAGCTTTCCAATTTTATCTTGGAAAACCAACTATGAGTGACCGGTTCACATGAGCCACAAATCTCAGGAGCTTTGAAGCAGCCATGTGAAGAGCTCAGCCAAATGATTGTCTGGTGTTTAGAATTCTTTGCAACTTAAAACATTAAGACAGAATTTACCAAATGAGGCAAGAAAAAATGACTCTGCATGCTCTGTTGGAGTGCATTCAACCTGCAATGGACACGTTGCTCCTACCATATGAGGTATCAATTACCAACATGtctaaaacagcaacaaaaacaaagttcattaattgtttgttgatgttttttttcagtattacaGTCTCACCAAAGCAACTAAAACTGACACAATTCGACAGTGATTTTTACCTGCCAGATAGTATGTCCTCCTAATGGATCAAAATGCTCTGCTGGAAGGATTAATGtcctgttaactggtgaatcAGTGAAGTTTCCTCCTTGTCTTGAGACATGACTGACATTATACTGCTTCCACCCACCAACACTGTCAGATAATATGGCCAGCTCCTGGTAAGAGCCACCTGATGAAAAGACACATGAGAACATCAAAAACATTCTTTTAAAGACCAAAATTCAAGGCATCACATCATATATTATGTCTCTTACAGAGTTTATAGAAggctacataaaaaa
This window contains:
- the LOC131959136 gene encoding muscarinic acetylcholine receptor M3-like — encoded protein: MNLTSSSDSIHFLTNSSPGMRDQPDTTIIAEPALLGGSYQELAILSDSVGGWKQYNVSHVSRQGGNFTDSPVNRTLILPAEHFDPLGGHTIWQVIIIVFLTGSLSLVTVVGNILVLVSFKINKALKTVNNYYLLSLAFADLTIGTLSMNLYTTYIIMDQWALGPVVCDLWLAIDYVASNASVMNLLVISFDRYFSVTRPLTYRAKRTTKRAMTMIGLAWSISFILWAPAILFWQYIVGERTVQPTECYIQFLSEPIITFCTAIAAFYLPVTIMAFLFWKIYQTTEKRAKDIQGLKGSGAGNSPSQAQNQSSGSGRAGGEGATNSQKDSSPMLRQISSQSCSSYELNQLASEKNNKDNASIPGGTGSRGRCGAFCFRCCPLLPGRRASKRSLNTTTTTVGEAEQSSCDSINNNEGGASGDQSGSEDEADGADPSRTPTGWI